A region of the Ctenopharyngodon idella isolate HZGC_01 chromosome 2, HZGC01, whole genome shotgun sequence genome:
TTATATTAAACATCACACTTTTATAGCAAAACAAATAGGACTGATGACATGGTATACCTGCGTTGtagcagaaataaattatacaaaattgGATTTGGATTTTCCCCTTAATTTAAAACGAATGCTTAGTTTGTGGTTCATTaccattatttaatgaaaagcacaacaacaataaaatgacagacaaacaaaaagacaaactcacttatattaaaaaaaaaaaaaatgcaacttttATTAACAAATGTTCTTGCGCTTTTGCCTCTGACATCGACCTGTCAGTCATTGCGCCTCACTCTCGTCATGTGACTCCTATGGCTCAACTTACCTCAGTACCTCCAATTTACACTTTATATTCTTCAGTCCCGTGCAgagcagcttcactcctgaatcctgcagattattattgttcatgttCAGCTCTTTCAGATTGGTATCTGATCCAAGAACTGTAGCCAGAACTGAACAGCTTTTGTCTGTTAAGTTACAATCATCTAACCTACAAGGGAAATATATCACATCACAGAATTAAATGGAacacaaacaatatatttttctatatacaaatattaaaaatgttttccttttttttttacataaacaacattatatatatataatgtttcataGATTCATAGCTTTATagctgagcctggtttctctgAAGGATTTTTTCTCtatttctgtcacctgatgaaGTTTGGGTTCTTGCCACTGTCACCTCTGGCTTgattagttggggacacttaacattcaacaatattattgacaTGATTGTACTGACAATATTAGATGAGACGGTTCACACTTTTATAGcaagtttctctgaatctttagatgatattatgcactgtagatgatgataacttcaaacttttcgcaatttttctctgagaaagtcctttctgatattgctccaatattttttgccgcagcattgggggaattggtgatcctctgcccatcttgacttctgagagacactgccactctgagaggctctttttatacccaatcatgttgccaattgacctaataagttgcaaattggtcctccagctgttccttatgtgtacatttaacttttccggcctcttattgctacctgtcccaacgtttttggaatgtgtagctctcatgaaatccaaaatgagccaatatttggcatgacatttcaaaatgtctcactttcaacatttgatatattatctatattctattgtgaataaaatataagtttatgagatttgtaaattattgcattcttttttattcacaatttgtacagtgtcccaacttttttggaattgggttcgtatttacactgttgaagagttggattctcatggtaaacatggccaaagtttcaaaacacgagttgaaCGTacgacggagtatttctgtgccaaatgacTACTTCCGGTTTCGGTACAGGATTGTGAGAGTTTTTTTAGTATGGCCCTTTATCACGTAAcaaagggcggaattccttgtacaggcacttctccctgTTAAGCGTGTGCAAACAAAATGCGATCTGCGAAGGAAGCAGCCTCCTAATGAGatgcagctcctgtcaccaaaggagtgcatttttggttgtgagggaaagattacctttttcagcttcccaaagaacccagcgttaagggaacagaggatgaagtttgtttttccggggcagcaacagAGTTGCacacgtatgtttgtttgttcccgggatttcggtgatgaatactttgtaaacaagtcccagttcggcactggatttgcagatcacgtgtggtgagtaaagctgcatcagatgtctgtgttttgttggcaatcggcgcgcaagtgcatataatgtaaacaacacgaacgtttttgttccctttgtatttataatgatgtcgcagctagcaGAAATCTCTACGCAGAAGCTGCGCGCGCTCAtggctctttagctccgcccacggcaCTGAAGGCAGGCACGCCTCTAGGATCTCTTGTTTTTCTGGAAAGAGTCAgtttagcgtatctatcttttataaatatgacaaaactaaagacttttcggagatatgaaggatgtaTTGgtactctatatgtactcaagattaacatgagattgacagaaactgtgtgtgataccccccccccccccccccgagTCATAAATATCTGGTCTATCATATAATACAAAACAACTATCCAAACATTTAtatgttcttttatattttgtctaaagtttTGATAAACTGTCTCCATTtaacaaaaatagatttttcagaccattatttcatatgtcaggctttacagggttaagtTCATGTTCATGATGGGGAATCACTATAGATTAATGTAGATAAATGCATTTTCAGATGAAAgcaaatcatgacaaaatatATTGAATGACTTACAGAGCTCTTCTGGAGGTTTTGATGACTGCTGATAATCTAATGAGACACTCGTCTGATTTCTTGAATTTCTGAAGCTCAAACTCCTCCAGCTCTTTCtctgatgtcaacaacacaaagacCAAAGCAGACCACTGGGCAGGTGAAAGGTCACCAGATGAGAGACTTCCTTTGCTAAGGTGGGTCTGGATCTCCTTCACCAGAGTTTGGTCATTCAGTTCGTTCAGACAGtagaacagattgatggatctcTCTGCAGGCAGATTATCTTCTAATTTCTGCTTGATGTAATGAACTATTTCCTTGTTGCTCTGGTCATTGTCATCTTGCTGTGTCAACAGACCCCGTAAGAGTCGTCGATTGGACTGGAGTGACAGACCAAGGAGGAAGCGGAGGAAAAGGTCCAGGTGTCCACTGTCACTCTCGAGTGCCTTGTCCACTGCAGTCTTGAGAAAATCAATCatgatttcatttttctttttgatgtCTAGAAACAGATGTGCATAAAGGGTCTTgagcaaatttttatttttgttttcctgcCCTGTAGACTCGTGATCAAACACACTTTTCTTGTTGATGTCTAGAAACAGATGTGCATAAAGGGCTGCAATAAACTCTTGAATGCTCAAGTGAACAAAGCAGTACATGGTACCAAGAATGATCCCTGTTTCCTCCTTAAAGATCTGGGTACACATgcctgagtacactgatgccTTATAGACGTCAATACCACAGGCTTCCAGGTCTGTGTCATAGAAGATCACGTTGTTtatttccagctgatgaaatgCCAGTTTTCCCAGTGAAAGGATGGCGTCTTTATCCCATGAAACATCTGGTGCGTATTCTCCATCATACTTTCGGCGGCTCTGCTGGATCTGAAAGCggagaaagtgtgtgtacatttgtgtcAGAGTCTTGGGAGTGTCTTCAGTATTTGATTCCTGCGGTCTTTTAGAGATCTCATCAGCCTGATTGATTTTCACatcattatttcttttctcctccagaatgttctggagaacagtggctgaaatccagcagaagactgggatgtggcacatgatgaAGAGACTCTTTGATTTTTTAACATGATCAATGATTGTGTTGGCCTGATTCTGATCCGTGAATCTTTTTTTGAAGTACTCTTCCTTttgtgagtcattgaatcctCGTATCTCTGTCAGCCGGTCGATACAGTCGGGAGGAATCTTACTGGCAGCTGCTGGTCTggtggtgatccagatgagagcagaaggaagcagaTTTCCCTTCATGAGGTTTGTTAGGAGAACATCCAGAGAGGCTGGTGATGATACATCACACCATGTCTCATTACAATCAAACTTCAGAGGAAGACGACATTCGTCCAATCCATCAAGGATGAACAGGACTTTGAAATTATTCCTTCTTGTAAGGTTCAGTCCTTTTGTTTCTGGGAAAAATTGAGTTATAAGATCCATCAAACTtagtttttctttctcctttaagttcatctctctgaatggaagaggaaatatgaagctgatatcttgattttctattccttcagcccagtccagaaCAAACTTTTGCACAGAGACTGATTTTCCGATGCCAGCGACTCCTTTTGTCAGTACAGTTCGGATCTCCTTGTCTTGTTCAGGTGCTTCAAACAATTGTGTGCATTCAACCTGTATCTCTTGAGATTCATGCCGCCTGGAAGCAACTTCAATCTGTCTGACCTCATGTTCAGTATTGACCTGTTCACTGCCACCCTGAGTGATATAGAGATCTGTGTAGATGTTATTCAGGAGTGTGGAGTCACCTTGCTTCGCAATTCCTTCAAATACACATTGATACTTCTTCTTTAGGCCACATTTTAGCTGATGAATGAAGAACAGCTCATCTAAACACAGGAACAGAAAATAGATAGTTTTAGTCTGAATTTTCTCTCCTCCATTTATAAGTGTCAATCAGACAGATGATCATGAGTCTCTGACCTTCTAGAGCATCAGCAGCTTCATCTTGCTTCATCTCTCTCAGGTAATGTAGTGTGAGATCAAGAGCTGCTTCTTTGATACTGCATCTATTCTCATTAAAGTCATTCACAAAGTATTCTGTGTtctcattttgtaatattttcttaaactttTCCAGCTCTTTCGTcagaaatgtgattattttgctctcaagatcctgaaaataaaacaaagaaaaaggaCAGAATAACACAATTGAAAACAAATTGTACATCTGCATTTGGTCAACACTATTCATTCAATAATTatatctgttaaaaaaaaatccagttaaAAGACTAACATGCTAACAGgctgttatttttaacaaatagaaaaattaaaaaaatatgtgtgcttaaatggaaaaataagtGATCAGgagaaatcaaattaaatttctttgttcaataacatatttgtttgttataaatattaaacatttatgaaaatgtgttttcctaCCTGGAAGATCCACTGGAGATTGTCTGTGAAACTCTTGTGTTTCCTGTGAGTCTGAACGTCTGAGTCTAATGTCTCATATTGAAGcctgtaatcaaataaatacaataacataCTGATTTTCCAggcaaaatattacagaaagagaaaaaagcaTTACCTGTGAATACTCTGATAAATACTTGATCTAAAATGTTTCATGATGGTATTCACTGATACAACTTCTTAACACAGTCAGTGTGAAAATTAGAAACACATGAAATACCTTTTATTAGATGATGGTTTTTCTCCACTGAAGTTTGGTACTCCACCTTTTGACCGGTCACTCTTCAgagacacagagctggacacatgtgagtctgatcttacactaatgacacaaagaacagagagagagaaaaacactttaCTACAGGAGATACTTTAGTCTCATTTGAAAAGAATTAATGTTGCAAATAGTAATTAAATGCAGTATAGCTGTGCATTTGTCCATTTATGACTACGGTTGGATGGATTGATATatacaggggtgcacataactggTGCACATGCATGGTAAAAATAAACGATGTGCAGCAGAAAACGTGGAGCGAAGCGCTTTTGAGCACCAACATTTTTGGGGacagggacacgtttacttactggagtaggatttttctccatctctggtatGATAGCAATCGTGATGATAAGTGTGTTGACTGATTATTAGGGGTGCAACAGATCGCAGttgatccgtacggaccaggccccacggttcggcacgcatgtgattcatGGATTAACTGCTAAGTTTgaccatcatagagtgaaagctTAACATTTGGACATGTTTTGTCTTGCCAGTTTACACATTCAAACGACTTTAAACGTGGAAGAAGAGGCAAAAATCTGGACTCGCGCACTGATATCTGTGCACACAAAGTACCAAGCAGCATCTtcaggtgctcccttgagaaccagaccaaaaaaagttatgtgcacccctggaTATATACATGTTTAGTTGCATGATCTATTTTCCATAGTGAATTTATGCCTCCTTGTGGCTGTCTGTGTAATTGTGTTACTGGAATGAGCTCCATAAGGTTCCCAGGAATTGAgttttattgtgaattattgttttatttagtcaAGTTCAATCACATACACCACTGAGGACAAATAATGCAACTCTATAatgtaaacacacaaaataccTTTTATCGGATGATGGTTTTTCCCCACCGAAGTCTGGTGGTTTTCCTTCTTTTGAATCATCACTCTTCAgagacacagagctggacacaTGTGAGTCTGATCTTACTctaatgacacaaagaacagAGAGAAACACTTTAATAAAGGAGGATAAACTGTGTCTGAAACACATCTGTGTCTTTATCTAATCCTCcacagaaatacacacacacacacacaatttacagttttatagttaacaatcattttattttactggcTCACACTggattaatgatttatttaatgtacatgaataagattaaatatgttaaaaaaaatatttgactaatttaagagaacatgtttttgtttattgacagaaatggagCAAAAATGTCTGTGTGACACAGTTTTGTTAGCAAACTTCAATTAAATTAAGTGACCAAAAAACCAAAGTCATGTATTTGGtaataattaacaaattattaatgATATTGTCTATAGAGCAGACGGGGCTTTATAGACAATGTCAGAGTTAATTTAAGAAGTTCAAAAttgaaacaaatataaaacaatgtctAGAGTTTTGTTATTCACAGTAAAACACAAACTCCAGTagagtttaaaatgaaaacagacgcagtGTTACCTGTGTTTCTCTGAGAGACTCATCTTAGAGAGAGAGTCCTTTCCTCGCTCAGATAAACTGACACTGAACACAGATCAGCACAATCAATCACTCAACCTGGAAATGACACCATTTCACAGAGATGAAGAATTATTGAAGAACATAATGAAGAATACTGAGTGaccaacaacagcaaaaa
Encoded here:
- the LOC127504945 gene encoding protein NLRC3-like produces the protein MSLSEKHRVRSDSHVSSSVSLKSDDSKEGKPPDFGGEKPSSDKSVRSDSHVSSSVSLKSDRSKGGVPNFSGEKPSSNKRLQYETLDSDVQTHRKHKSFTDNLQWIFQDLESKIITFLTKELEKFKKILQNENTEYFVNDFNENRCSIKEAALDLTLHYLREMKQDEAADALEDELFFIHQLKCGLKKKYQCVFEGIAKQGDSTLLNNIYTDLYITQGGSEQVNTEHEVRQIEVASRRHESQEIQVECTQLFEAPEQDKEIRTVLTKGVAGIGKSVSVQKFVLDWAEGIENQDISFIFPLPFREMNLKEKEKLSLMDLITQFFPETKGLNLTRRNNFKVLFILDGLDECRLPLKFDCNETWCDVSSPASLDVLLTNLMKGNLLPSALIWITTRPAAASKIPPDCIDRLTEIRGFNDSQKEEYFKKRFTDQNQANTIIDHVKKSKSLFIMCHIPVFCWISATVLQNILEEKRNNDVKINQADEISKRPQESNTEDTPKTLTQMYTHFLRFQIQQSRRKYDGEYAPDVSWDKDAILSLGKLAFHQLEINNVIFYDTDLEACGIDVYKASVYSGMCTQIFKEETGIILGTMYCFVHLSIQEFIAALYAHLFLDINKKSVFDHESTGQENKNKNLLKTLYAHLFLDIKKKNEIMIDFLKTAVDKALESDSGHLDLFLRFLLGLSLQSNRRLLRGLLTQQDDNDQSNKEIVHYIKQKLEDNLPAERSINLFYCLNELNDQTLVKEIQTHLSKGSLSSGDLSPAQWSALVFVLLTSEKELEEFELQKFKKSDECLIRLSAVIKTSRRAL